The DNA region TGATAATCCTTTGCCTTTATTTGATATTGCTCTAAAGGTGCCGCCACATCACTCCAGCTATCGTTCCCGCCCACTCCCATTTGAATCAGATCAATATTTAGCGTAATAAATCCAGCATCACTTAATCTGTAAGTATGTTTCGCGTTTTGGATATTTTTTTCAGTATATGGCCAAGCGCTCATACTTAAAAGACTATCTGCGACTACCAATAGTCCGTCATCTTTCTTATTATCAAAATACATCCAGCGAACATCTGTACGGTTGCCATTTTCCTGAGGAACAACATAGTTTTCCATAAAGTTTTGGATAGGTTGAGAATATATACCAACAGGAAAACCAGAATTTCTGTCAATATAATTTTCCATGAGTCCTCTACCGTACCAAGTGATTTCTCGAAATGAATCATCAATTCCGCCTTGCATCCCGACTTTTGGCATATTGGGCAAACCAGGTAAAACACTTAATGAATAATCAACTTTTAGGACTCCTTCCTTTCCTATAGTATATTGAACAAGTACTTTAGCGCTATCATTGATAAAACTATACTGTGACGTTATGGCAATTGGTTTGTTTGGTGTGCTATCAATAGACATTTTGACAAAGTGCAAACTATCATTGTACCATTGCTTGAGTTTTTTGTTAGATTTCCAGCCTCTTTTATCATTATCAGTTAATGGCCTAGTAAAATGTGGTAAAAAATCTCTTGTAATAACACTTTTCCCATTAGCAATGTAAGAATTCAAAGCACCTGTTTCCTTGGAAAATCCAATGCTATTTTTTCCAATATGGATAAAAACACTTTTTGAATCTGTTGTAAGTATCCCATCACTTTTTTGAAGCGGAACTTTATTTATTGGAGCTAAACCTGTCAAAGCCAACTGGTCAAAAGCAACCTCAAAACCTTTATCAGCCCATGGCATTTTCTCTTTTAACGCACAGGAAAAAAACACAAAATACTCTGTATTGTTATCTAGTTTGGGTAAATATTTTTCAATATTAATAATAGAATCTTTACCTGCGACTATTGATAAATTAGGTAATATTTTATCTGAAATATCAACACCATTACGTTGTATAATCAAGTGTATATCAAAATTATTGACATTCAATACAGCTTGTTGGTTTTCCATTTTTACAAGTCCTTTTGTTCTGTCCTGCCAACTAAATGTTATAGGTTGAAATACATGTTTACACTCATAAATAGCCGCTTTAGGTCGACCATCCGCAGCCACAATTCCTTTTATGGTAAAGTCGTCATAATACTTCTCTCCAAAATCGCCTCCATAAGCATAAAATGGTCTACCAAGCGAATCTTTCTTTTCCAAACCTTGATCTTTAAATTCCCAAATACAACCACCGATAACACGATCAAGGTTTTTCCACTGATCCCAAAATTCTTTGATATTTCCCACACTATTGCCCATTGCGTGCGCATATTCACAAAAGAAAATTGGTCGTCGATCTCCGTTTGGCTGATTTACCAATAATGGTGGAGTGTATAATGCAGGATACATACGACTCACCATGTCTACATAATATTGATCTAAAGGATTTTGTAAACGATGACTATGATCATTGGGCTTGAGATAATTTGGATTGGAAGGATCCATGTAGCCTGCTAATTTCGGACTGCCCATTGCTGGCTCGTAATGAATAGGACGTGTAATGTCGAAATCATGCAACCAAGCAGCCATAGACGCATGATTGGGACCTCGTCCCGACTCATTACCTAAACTCCAAAATATAATAGATGGATGATTTTTATCACGGATAGCCATTCTGTTACTTCTTTCCAGATAAGCACTTGTCCAACTAGGATCATTACTTAGTTTCGCACCCAAACCATGCGTTTCAAGATTAGCTTCATCAATTACCATGATTCCATACTCATCACACAAATCCAATAAATATGGATCGCTCGGATAATGACTCAATCTAACGCAATTAAAATTGAATCGTTTTATAGTTTGGATATCTTGTAAAATATCAGCTCTTGACAACGCTTTGCCTTTTGTAGGATGGTGATCTGGACGATTAACTCCATAGAGATACGTTAGTTTTCCGTTGATTAATAGTTTACTTGTTTTTTTATCAAATTCAATAGTTCTAAATCCTACTTTGCAAGTTTTAACTTCCAATATATTTCCAATAGAATCGACTAATGAAAAAATTACTGAATAAAGATTCGGAACTTCTGTACTCCATTTATCAGGATTAGAAATCGGAATATCAATCAATCCAAATTTTGCGTTATCCAAACGTGGATATACTTCATTGATAATAGAATCGACAGATTTGGAAGTACCTGTAATTTTTTTGTTTGTCTTGTCGTAGAGATCTACATTTAATCTGTATTTATTCATCAAATGCCCGGACAAATTTTCTATACGAGGACGAATCAATAGTCTAGCATCTTTATAAACACTATCCAATTTTGTTTGACAGAAAAAATCAGCAATACGTAATTTGGGTTCAGCTTTTAGCATGACTTCGCGATGGATGCCGCTTAATCGCCATTGATCCTGATCCTCCAAAAAACTGCCATCACTCCAACGTATTACCCAAACAGACAATACATTTTCGCCTTCTTGTAGATAAGGTGTGATATTAAATTCGCTTGACAGAAAACTATCCTCCGCATAACCTAAAAACTTACCATTTATCCAAACTTTATAAGCCGAACTAACGCCCCCAAAATGTAAAGTTACATTCATGTCCTTCCAATTCCTTGGAATAGTGAAAGAGCGTTGATAACAACCAACACCATTATAGTCTGTCGGAATATGTGGTGGATTGACCGGACGAAATGGATAAACGGCACTTTTGTAAATGGGTTTATCATAGCCTTTCATTTCCCAATTAGAAGGCACTTCAATCTTATCCCAACCTTTAACTTTACTTTTATAGAAATCAGTCGGCGCTAAGGATGGTTTCATTGAAAATTTGAAATCCCAATCACCATTCAAAGACATATATCGCCCAGACTTTTCCCTATCTCCTGTCAATGCAGTTTGAACATCACTGTACGAATAAGACGTTGCACGAGAAGGGTCACGATTAATACCGCTAACCAACGGATCTTCATACGGTTCCGTACTATATATAGTTGGAG from Rhizosphaericola mali includes:
- a CDS encoding glycoside hydrolase family 2 TIM barrel-domain containing protein, with protein sequence MKKRKKRNKIILFFLGCLSIHLVDAQLVDKTPAPVPVAPTIYSTEPYEDPLVSGINRDPSRATSYSYSDVQTALTGDREKSGRYMSLNGDWDFKFSMKPSLAPTDFYKSKVKGWDKIEVPSNWEMKGYDKPIYKSAVYPFRPVNPPHIPTDYNGVGCYQRSFTIPRNWKDMNVTLHFGGVSSAYKVWINGKFLGYAEDSFLSSEFNITPYLQEGENVLSVWVIRWSDGSFLEDQDQWRLSGIHREVMLKAEPKLRIADFFCQTKLDSVYKDARLLIRPRIENLSGHLMNKYRLNVDLYDKTNKKITGTSKSVDSIINEVYPRLDNAKFGLIDIPISNPDKWSTEVPNLYSVIFSLVDSIGNILEVKTCKVGFRTIEFDKKTSKLLINGKLTYLYGVNRPDHHPTKGKALSRADILQDIQTIKRFNFNCVRLSHYPSDPYLLDLCDEYGIMVIDEANLETHGLGAKLSNDPSWTSAYLERSNRMAIRDKNHPSIIFWSLGNESGRGPNHASMAAWLHDFDITRPIHYEPAMGSPKLAGYMDPSNPNYLKPNDHSHRLQNPLDQYYVDMVSRMYPALYTPPLLVNQPNGDRRPIFFCEYAHAMGNSVGNIKEFWDQWKNLDRVIGGCIWEFKDQGLEKKDSLGRPFYAYGGDFGEKYYDDFTIKGIVAADGRPKAAIYECKHVFQPITFSWQDRTKGLVKMENQQAVLNVNNFDIHLIIQRNGVDISDKILPNLSIVAGKDSIINIEKYLPKLDNNTEYFVFFSCALKEKMPWADKGFEVAFDQLALTGLAPINKVPLQKSDGILTTDSKSVFIHIGKNSIGFSKETGALNSYIANGKSVITRDFLPHFTRPLTDNDKRGWKSNKKLKQWYNDSLHFVKMSIDSTPNKPIAITSQYSFINDSAKVLVQYTIGKEGVLKVDYSLSVLPGLPNMPKVGMQGGIDDSFREITWYGRGLMENYIDRNSGFPVGIYSQPIQNFMENYVVPQENGNRTDVRWMYFDNKKDDGLLVVADSLLSMSAWPYTEKNIQNAKHTYRLSDAGFITLNIDLIQMGVGGNDSWSDVAAPLEQYQIKAKDYHYSFYIVPIDGKVPNDKTVFKF